In Rhinoderma darwinii isolate aRhiDar2 chromosome 9, aRhiDar2.hap1, whole genome shotgun sequence, the following are encoded in one genomic region:
- the ARL2 gene encoding ADP-ribosylation factor-like protein 2, whose translation MGLLTILKKMKQKEREVRLLMLGLDNAGKTTILKKFNGEDINTISPTLGFNIKTLEHRGFKLNMWDVGGQKSLRSYWRNYFESTDGLIWVVDSADRARLQDCAQELSGLLLEERLAGATLLVFANKQDLPGALSKDAIREALELDNIKTHHWCIQGCSAVTGENLLLGIDWLLDDVSCRIFTAD comes from the exons ATGGGGCTGCTAACCATCCTGAAGAAGATGAAACAGAAGGAGCGGGAAGTCCGGCTGCTTATGCT AGGTTTAGATAACGCTGGTAAAACTACAATCCTGAAGAAATTTAATGGTGAAGATATAAACACAATTTCGCCAACTTTGGGATTCAACATCAAAACTTTGGAACACAGAGG GTTCAAATTGAATATGTGGGATGTCGGAGGCCAGAAGTCCTTGCGTTCATATTGGAGGAATTACTTTGAGAGCACGGATGGGTTGATTTGGGTTGTAGACAGCGCAGATCGTGCTCGCTTACAAGACTGTGCTCAAGAACTATCTGGGCTCTTATTGGAAGAG AGGTTGGCTGGAGCTACATTACTGGTGTTTGCCAATAAACAAGATTTGCCTGGTGCACTCTCCAAAGATGCAATCAGAGAG GCATTGGAGTTAGACAACATCAAGACACATCATTGGTGCATACAAGGATGTAGTGCAGTGACTGGAGAGAATCTCCTTCTAGGAATAGACTGGTTACTGGATGATGTCTCCTGTCGTATTTTTACAGCAGACTGA